From a single Ursus arctos isolate Adak ecotype North America unplaced genomic scaffold, UrsArc2.0 scaffold_34, whole genome shotgun sequence genomic region:
- the PRR14L gene encoding protein PRR14L isoform X2, whose translation MLSSGVETQPVPLDSSMSAGVQELYSELSVSVSKELHADPEPSVIPDVKPGVSSSLISQSRAVPLELQRTRAESCCEETSGTLDHGGEPGRCGLVDSTAGGSVASGILDREEKTKSMELKVFRDQGDQAEIVRDPYEGAKEDPHQHSTAAGEKISPSQEDLLMQSSKERLCTGLPEDCLRSKEGNVQITTGTLLKSTEEVQGMKVNGTKTDYSEGHKNDNVSKGLSAGCSEYPEIDKIMTSGEVSETSTLVSLEPLTFVDPGLTEATSKEKECEELKTCPSRLSLLPGNSAISKVDNGKEEVCKLNFVCEADDNHQQIFSHHNEKHSSAHGSPKAMRNVVVVETLEDKSDISYFSSSLSGPESRTPSLETRGFEGDGLPKGSAEKTDNSCFDGDDQSKNVATRKENAQFLNPRSDSGELFPVNASQPEEDASGHCPVEKETVASPKESIRGHCCIQGSILTHSPSSSVPSSFTEATEVMLKKNDLKITLDVQGSLTNHEDHRETSTDMSHAEESSFSSLMQIEEPEQTTTIEPNMVTEKTYSKDSNSSRSQRNLEGDTQLNEASYNEFLIERKSLVSLMCEDQISPMNEVSKPKKNTAQLPPSLEFDYKPESEQAIHAAQDDSSHLGEQNIACEMNELPCTNELVVNKTESECVLNQVPLNSQDHAKLPANKQMPLATSEDSQQSHHPPVEDGADVIADTQTIPMETKMKDISPSGDKTCGASSNNPTLNIKPGSLERKNEMADSGIVDLHSRLLSSKKEAGGLPQEVSVMECQSVQSQDLCSCHCVSKNAREKSVCSACAAFESSKIIPKVENSLMTKCEDAFQYSSHHSQGREDSTESSTHKVSYTSEGNEFAREETKDSLPGDKMRNEMAAGVLNSEASDKTIPTPSHTQPSEEWLEGKEQDVLKETVCHKYNISDCATPELNLSTNIPSPKKLLDQSLTVMFSSFKNMNQAVETLGQKADEVLDCQSNQNIPDECRNEDKPAKETPDGDKREAVTEPKREVSHNQKDLLVGSASNNPLSSGSSKKGVLKGDSERISGCEESTGGMVDIIYTNCGNKSTEGMLDLRASGTLDSGAGQDRPMLQETSVSTLSQRGEPNAAFVETIGQDSDFPDATSSTVEPLEIKKSCEEKVCRSLKDCEMEVCPDSCAHELESVEDHEPNIRTLDRVNVSLDYVHHEQQVKEAPLRETQGMIEGSRLEINSEFDKDSTFGISSKELQSSGCPDENPVPIGSLKSIEIIPSYLSSHGNSENNVNSDETDLKNLFKPKDGEMLCENVEHGTVLLETKEARGDGSNSSEGVRIDIGVQNLSLTTETETKLKGEKTEEHQRGLVGHLTVREESEEMITREAGHGDKGREISQTHSKSQRTLGDVEEQQRQRASDFMLQNEEEYIRQKEAHTVLEQCTSSNVLSDELQGKNQANDCKGESTMMKEITLAKLAVGGSAAQFQRLGEPKEESLCHPLKRAMESRTGPCLHGALQKAQDPSSAGYDEIHGAFGNTSHQKRVLPLKKQPHRTCKKVSCQEQVNMGKKISKIRSSAFLKSSSETIPTKAHRFLSSCAVPAPAQLEPETEPTRSLMSHIPKQKVTPCHPSRSLNVRKPTKESALLSKLSILASKLVPATKIQKLRYQRCSSELLPVAKSYKRLRYKRLLDGFSYNTMQLNPYLAASGWDKRPNSKPLTLYSLEAIRMSFIDLSNKVPSLLFGSEIFPVSFHMKSGSECMTESPRTFPEHCAPARLALGEAPRCLSQPPKWTFSFFLSHSCPGMATFREDMGLHGQTRAQAPSQSPGPLQDYGGTAIVQTRAGCSVLGLHTLLALCSPGCYRIWTKKRSFSSHMPTMQRLFMTQFTQGLKGLRSPTSIADKVFCSLPYSVGRVLSIWSQHGPSACPFEISTLHSTHSKRQPTLSATSSHTMLPYVPLPGVEATYNASGSQMRLEPPFPALVPKSCLVTDSAVSKLLLSASEFQVPEFDELNSVAVACPHPQSSPPEQKEAEPEKRPKKVSQIRIRKTIPKPDPNLTPMGLPRPKRPENRCHQKSLLYSA comes from the exons CTCCTGATGCAGTCAAGCAAAGAACGTTTATGCACGGGCCTCCCTGAAGACTGTCTGAGGAGcaaag AAGGAAATGTACAAATTACAACTGGAACTCTACTAAAATCTACTGAAGAAGTACAAGGTATGAAGGTCAATGGGACTAAGACGGATTATAGTGAAGGACACAAGAATGACAATGTGAGTAAAGGTCTCTCAGCTGGGTGCAGCGAATACCCAGAAATAGACAAAATCATGACCAGTGGTGAGGTTTCAGAAACCAGCACGTTAGTTTCCCTAGAGCCTTTAACGTTTGTGGACCCTGGATTAACAGAAGCaacttctaaagaaaaagaatgtgaagaaTTAAAAACTTGTCCTTCTCGGTTGTCATTGTTACCAGGAAACAGTGCCATTTCCAAAGTGGACAATGGGAAGGAAGAGGTGTGTAAGTTAAACTTTGTCTGTGAAGCAGATGACAATCACCAACAGATTTTCAGCCACCATAATGAAAAACACAGTTCTGCCCATGGCAGCCCCAAAGCCATGAGAAATGTAGTCGTTGTAGAAACCTTAGAAGACAAATCTGACATTTCATATTTCTCATCAAGTTTGTCTGGTCCAGAATCTAGAACACCATCCTTAGAAACACGCGGTTTTGAAGGTGATGGCTTGCCAAAGGGATCTGCTGAAAAGACAGATAATTCCTGTTTTGATGGGGATGATCAAAGCAAGAACGTGgctactagaaaagaaaatgcacagtTTTTGAACCCCAGGAGTGACAGTGGGGAGCTCTTTCCTGTTAATGCCAGTCAACCAGAAGAGGATGCTAGTGGTCATTGTCCTGTTGAGAAAGAGACTGTTGCCTCCCCCAAAGAGAGTATCCGTGGTCACTGTTGCATTCAAGGTAGTATCCTTACACACAGCCCTAGTTCTTCAGTGCCGAGTTCTTTCACTGAAGCCACAGaagtaatgttaaaaaaaaatgatctgaaaATCACTTTAGACGTTCAGGGTAGCTTGACAAACCATGAGGACCACAGAGAAACTTCTACTGATATGAGCCACGCTGAAGAGAGCAGTTTTTCCTCCTTAATGCAGATTGAAGAGCCAGAGCAGACAACCACTATAGAGCCCAATATGGTAACTGAAAAGACTTACAGTAAAGACTCTAACTCATCCCGCTCCCAGAGAAATCTGGAAGGCGACACACAGTTAAATGAAGCATCATATAATGAATTTCTGATTGAAAGAAAATCCCTTGTGAGTTTAATGTGTGAGGACCAGATAAGTCCTATGAATGAGGTATCAAAACCCAAGAAAAATACCGCTCAGTTACCACCATCCCTAGAATTTGATTACAAACCTGAGTCAGAACAAGCTATACACGCCGCACAGGACGATAGTTCACATTTAGGTGAACAGAACATTGCCTGTGAGATGAATGAACTTCCTTGTACCAATGAACTAGttgtaaacaaaacagaaagtgaaTGTGTTTTAAATCAAGTGCCCCTTAATTCTCAAGACCACGCGAAGTTGCCAGCTAACAAACAGATGCCTTTAGCAACAAGCGAGGATTCCCAACAGAGCCATCACCCCCCAGTAGAGGATGGAGCAGATGTCATTGCTGATACCCAAACCATTCCCATGGAGACAAAAATGAAAGACATCTCTCCATCAGGTGACAAAACTTGTGGTGCCTCTTCAAACAACCCCACCTTAAATATCAAACCAGGAAGCCTAGAAAGAAAAAACGAAATGGCTGATTCTGGAATAGTCGATCTACATTCCAGACTTCTCTCAAGTAAAAAAGAAGCAGGAGGCTTGCCTCAGGAGGTCTCTGTTATGGAATGTCAAAGCGTTCAATCTCAGGATCTCTGTAGCTGTCATTGTGTAAGTAAAAATGCACGAGAAAAGAGCGTGTGTTCTGCTTGTGCTGCTTTTGAGTCCAGCAAAATCATCCCAAAAGTTGAAAACTCTTTAATGACTAAGTGTGAAGATGCATTTCAGTACAGCAGTCACCACTCCCAAGGAAGAGAAGACTCCACAGAAAGTAGCACCCATAAAGTGAGTTACACATCAGAAGGAAATGAGTTTGCTAGGGAAGAAACTAAAGACAGCCTCCCAGGAGATAAGATGAGAAACGAAATGGCAGCAGGTGTGTTAAACAGTGAAGCTTCAGACAAGACCATTCCCACCCCCAGTCACACCCAGCCCAGTGAGGAATGGCTGGAAGGAAAGGAACAGGATGTACTTAAAGAGACTGTGTGTCACAAGTATAACATCTCTGACTGTGCAACACCAGAACTGAACTTATCTACAAACATTCCAAGCCCTAAAAAATTGTTGGACCAGTCTCTTACTGTTATGTTCTCCAGTTTCAAAAACATGAACCAAGCAGTTGAAACTCTTGGTCAGAAAGCAGATGAAGTCCTTGACTGCCAGAGTAACCAAAACATACCAGATGAATGCAGAAATGAAGATAAACCAGCTAAGGAGACACCAGATGGTGACAAGAGAGAGGCTGTCACAGAACCAAAGAGAGAGGTAAGCCACAACCAAAAGGATCTCCTAGTTGGTTCAGCCAGTAACAACCCGTTGTCCAGTGGTAGTTCAAAGAAAGGCGTTTTGAAAGGAGACTCTGAACGTATTTCTGGTTGTGAGGAGTCCACAGGTGGCATGGTAGACATCATCTACACGAACTGCGGTAATAAGTCTACAGAAGGCATGTTAGACTTAAGAGCATCTGGTACCCTTGACAGTGGTGCAGGACAAGACAGACCGATGTTACAGGAAACCTCAGTGAGTACTCTGTCTCAGAGAGGAGAACCGAACGCTGCATTTGTTGAAACGATTGGTCAGGACTCAGATTTCCCAGATGCTACTTCCTCTACAGTGGAGcctctagaaattaaaaaatcatgtgaAGAGAAAGTATGCAGATCATTAAAAGATTGTGAAATGGAAGTGTGTCCAGACTCTTGTGCCCATGAGTTAGAGTCTGTTGAAGATCATGAGCCAAATATAAGAACATTGGATAGAGTAAATGTGTCCTTAGATTATGTTCATCATGAACAGCAAGTTAAAGAAGCACCCCTTAGAGAAACACAAGGAATGATTGAAGGATCCAGACTGGAAATAAATTCTGAGTTTGACAAGGACAGTACCTTTGGAATTTCCTCGAAAGAGTTGCAGTCTTCTGGATGCCCAGATGAGAACCCTGTTCCCATAGGGAGCCTGAAATCCATTGAGATAATACCTTCGTATCTGTCTTCTCAcggaaattcagaaaataatgttAATAGTGACGAAACTGAcctgaaaaatctttttaaaccaAAAGATGGTGAGATGCTTTGTGAAAATGTGGAGCACGGCACAGTCCTGCTTGAGACGAAGGAAGCACGAGGGGATGGGAGTAATTCTAGTGAGGGAGTCAGAATAGACATTGGTGTGCAAAATTTGTCTTTAACAACGGAAACAGAAACTaagttgaaaggagaaaaaactgAAGAGCATCAGAGGGGACTCGTGGGTCACTTAACTGTGAGGGAAGAGTCTGAGGAGATGATTACCAGAGAAGCTGGTCATGGTGATAAAGGAAGAGAGATTTCTCAGACCCACTCTAAATCCCAGAGGACGCTTGGTGACGTCGAAGAGCAACAAAGGCAGAGGGCTTCGGACTTCATGTTGCAGAATGAAGAGGAATATATACGTCAAAAAGAAGCACACACAGTATTGGAACAATGCACATCATCTAACGTGTTATCAGATGAGTTGCAAGGTAAGAACCAAGCTAACGATTGCAAAGGTGAGTCCACCATGATGAAGGAAATCACCCTAGCGAAGCTGGCCGTGGGCGGCAGTGCTGCACAGTTTCAAAGGTTGGGAGAGCCAAAGGAGGAAAGCTTGTGTCATCCATTAAAAAGGGCCATGGAGTCGCGCACAGGTCCTTGCCTTCATGGTGCCCTTCAGAAAGCACAAGACCCCAGCTCTGCTGGGTATGATGAAATACACGGTGCCTTTGGGAACACTTCACATCAGAAAAGAGTGCTTCCCTTAAAGAAGCAGCCCCATCGAACATGTAAGAAAGTTTCCTGTCAGGAGCAAGtcaacatggggaaaaaaataagtaaaatcagaagTTCTGCCTTTTTAAAGAGTTCCTCTGAAACCATCCCCACAAAAGCACACAGATTTCTCAGTTCGTGTGCTGTGCCTGCACCCGCACAATTGGAACCCGAAACAGAACCAACCAGGAGCTTAATGAGCCACATACCAAAGCAGAAGGTGACTCCGTGCCATCCCTCAAGGAGCCTGAATGTTAGGAAGCCTACCAAAGAATCAGCCTTACTCAGCAAGCTGTCCATTCTTGCCTCCAAACTGGTCCCAGCCACAAAGATCCAGAAACTAAGGTATCAGCGGTGTTCCTCTGAACTTCTTCCAGTGGCTAAAAGCTACAAGCGGCTCCGATACAAAAGGCTCCTGGATGGATTTTCATACAATACAATGCAGCTGAATCCATATTTGGCAGCTAGTGGATGGGATAAGAGACCTAACAGTAAGCCCTTGACACTTTATTCGCTGGAAGCCATCAGAATGAGCTTCATAGATTTGAGCAACAAGGTGCCATCACTGCTGTTTGGTTCCGAAATTTTCCCAGTATCTTTTCACATGAAATCGGGCTCTGAATGCATGACCGAGTCCCCAAGGACTTTTCCTGAGCACTGTGCTCCAGCCAGGCTCGCCTTAGGAGAGGCCCCCAGGTGCCTGTCTCAACCTCCCAAGTggaccttttctttcttcttgtccCACAGTTGTCCTGGGATGGCCACATTCAGGGAAGACATGGGCCTCCATGGCCAGACACGTGCCCAGGCTCCTTCACAGTCTCCAGGTCCTCTCCAAGACTATGGAGGCACTGCCATAGTCCAGACCAGAGCAGGCTGCTCTGTCCTTGGCCTTCACACACTTCTAGCACTTTGTTCTCCTGGGTGTTACCGAATCTGGACAAAAAAACGGAGCTTCTCTAGTCACATGCCTACCATGCAGAGGCTCTTCATGACCCAGTTTACACAGGGCTTAAAAGGGTTAAGATCTCCAACCTCCATAGCAGACAAGgtcttctgttctcttccctaCTCGGTGGGCCGAGTGCTATCCATTTGGAGCCAGCATGGgccttctgcctgccccttcGAAATCTCTACTCTTCATTCCACTCACAGCAAGCGGCAGCCAACTCTGAGCGCCACGAGCAG CCACACCATGTTACCATATGTGCCTCTTCCAGGCGTGGAAGCTACTTACAACGCCAGTGGCAGTCAGATGAG ACTAGAGCCTCCGTTCCCTGCCTTGGTACCAAAGTCTTGCTTGGTAACAGACTCAGCTGTCAGCAAGCTCCTGCTTTCAGCCTCCGAGTTCCAGGTTCCTGAATTTGATGAGCTGAATAGTGTGGCAGTGGCATGCCCGCATCCACAGAGCAGCCCTCCAGAACAGAAGGAG gctGAGCCAGAGAAGAGGCCAAAGAAAGTCTCACAGATTCGTATCCGGAAAACCATTCCTAAGCCAGACCCTAATCTTACCCCCATGGGCCTTCCTCGACCCAAAAG GCCGGAAAACAGATGCCATCAAAAATCGTTGCTGTATTCTGCTTAG